In the genome of Drosophila yakuba strain Tai18E2 chromosome 3R, Prin_Dyak_Tai18E2_2.1, whole genome shotgun sequence, one region contains:
- the LOC6538881 gene encoding 28S ribosomal protein S18c, mitochondrial produces MLKLGKFLAQNATLVNLVGRQQLGAASRLYSAAPESSDSDLPIDITNPYEKDPQQCILCKHSIEPHYKNVKLLSQFQSPYTGRIYGRHITGLCKRRQEQVEQAILRAQQCLLMPGYHKDLDFLQDPKLFDPERPVRPHKY; encoded by the exons atGTTGAAACTAGGCAAGTTTCTGGCGCAAAATG CCACGTTGGTCAACCTGGTGGGCAGACAGCAGCTGGGAGCCGCCAGCCGGCTGTATTCAGCTGCCCCGGAGTCATCCGATTCGGATTTGCCAATTGACATAACGAATCCCTACGAAAAGGACCCCCAGCAGTGCATCCTGTGCAAGCACAGCATCGAGCCGCACTACAAGAACGTGAAGCTGCTTTCCCAATTCCAATCGCCCTACACGGGTCGCATTTACGGGCGTCACATCACCGGATTATGCAAGCGCCGGCAGGAGCAAGTGGAGCAGGCCATTCTGCGTGCTCAGCAGTGCCTGCTGATGCCGGGTTACCACAAGGACCTCGACTTCCTGCAGGACCCCAAGCTGTTTGATCCCGAGCGGCCAGTTCGCCCACACAAGTACTAG
- the LOC6538883 gene encoding RING finger protein 37 — MSSLINFLNPKLKPSVESDAVCEDGYTAANLVADDIEQLERGFMCFAVCKPPIEIVFDFPKAVDMKVIKLWPSCGALRSTAFELHGRHDGIWERVAFVRDLGRGVDSVTFCYQSDYNSRSSSNSEQSEKVFFFKSAHKILASTNSVKVVIRATERCPPVLRKVQMWGLPARSLDKADRELVKTIWSEISDPYGQRDAAQTPTGQRSPPRNVPELREQSTLSIPEEFLDSITWELMIFPTVLPSGKVVDQSTIDKHAEEEAKWGRQPSDPFTGLEFNAQRKAILNLALKARIEKFLMENSEHFKAVPRSLGTSRQRRRHASQFASSTCQPGQISPAAGTYSALSSAYKQQQRKSRATATATSSSAASFVGSPHSPPAAKRARHSHHGSACATVTSTTTSIEQAIQQALQKVTRFSQLATNSSAGSGSSSAPPASCINCRSAQFGYEIRTCRHLVCRECLVLLSQDQQCVCKVFFRCADVERYHKLDP; from the exons ATGAGCAGCCTGATCAACTTCCTCAATCCGAAGCTGAAGCCCTCCGTGGAGAGCGACGCCGTCTGCGAGGATGGGTACACTGCAGCCAATCTGGTGGCCGACGACATCGAGCAGCTGGAGCGTGGATTCATGTGTTTCGCCGTCTGCAAGCCGCCCATTGAGATCGTCTTCGACTTCCCCAAGGCGGTGGACATGAAGGTCATCAAACTTTGGCCCTCCTGTGGTGCCCTACGATCCACTGCCTTCGAATTGCACGGACGACACGACGGCATTTGGGAACGGGTGGCCTTTGTGCGCGATCTGGGGCGTGGCGTGGATTCGGTGACCTTCTGCTACCAGAGCGACTACAACTCGCGGAGCAGCTCCAACTCGGAGCAGAGCGAGAAGGTGTTCTTCTTCAAGTCCGCCCACAAGATCCTGGCCAGCACGAACAGCGTCAAGGTGGTAATACGGGCCACGGAGCGGTGTCCTCCGGTCCTGAGGAAAGTTCAGATGTGGGGACTGCCCGCCCGTTCCCTGGACAAAGCCGATCGGGAGCTGGTGAAGACCATCTGGAGCGAGATTAGCGATCCCTACGGCCAGAGGGACGCGGCCCAGACGCCCACCGGGCAGAGATCACCACCGCGAAATGTTCCAGAGCTCAGGGAGCAGTCGACGCTCTCCATTCCTGAGGAGTTCCTCGACTCCATCACTTGGGAGCTCATG ATCTTTCCCACCGTGCTGCCGTCTGGAAAAGTGGTGGACCAGTCCACCATCGACAAGCACGCCGAGGAGGAGGCCAAGTGGGGTCGCCAGCCCTCGGATCCATTCACAGGCCTGGAGTTCAATGCGCAACGCAAGGCGATTCTCAATCTGGCGCTAAAGGCGCGCATCGAGAAGTTCCTCATGGAGAATTCGGAGCACTTCAAGGCGGTGCCCCGCTCGCTGGGCACCTCACGCCAGCGTCGTCGTCACGCCTCGCAGTTCGCCAGCAGCACCTGCCAGCCGGGACAGATAAGTCCGGCTGCGGGAACCTATTCGGCACTAAGCAGCGCCtacaagcagcagcagcgcaagAGCAGGGCCACTGCCACGGCCACATCCTCATCGGCGGCATCCTTCGTGGGATCGCCGCACTCGCCGCCGGCGGCCAAGAGAGCAAGGCACAGCCATCACGGTAGCGCCTGTGCCACGGTGACCTCGACCACAACCTCCATCGAGCAGGCCATCCAACAGGCGCTGCAGAAGGTGACGCGGTTTAGCCAGTTGGCAACGAACTCCAGCGCAGGCTCGGGATCATCAAGTGCTCCACCCGCCAGCTGCATCAACTGCCGGAGCGCGCAGTTCGGCTACGAGATACGCACCTGCCGCCATCTGGTCTGCCGGGAGTGCCTGGTGCTGCTCTCGCAGGATCAGCAGTGCGTGTGCAAAGTATTCTTCCGCTGCGCCGACGTGGAGCGCTACCACAAGCTGGATCCTTAA
- the LOC26534816 gene encoding uncharacterized protein LOC26534816 produces MIYFKFSWLLVVVLLFISSQNAHAARKRKGKPKFSFPKIEINIHHNNIQIG; encoded by the exons ATGATATACTTCAAATTCAGTTGGCTGCTAGTCGTCGTTCTACTCTTCATTTCCTCGCAAAATGCTCACGCTGCTCGAAAACGAAAGGGAAAGCcgaaattttcatttcccaaaattgaaataaatatccACCATAACA ATATTCaaattggctga
- the LOC6538879 gene encoding uncharacterized protein LOC6538879: protein MAVSRVMDRRSHTRHPELDGARWTCRNCLYTRKCDYTLLVRAAGNRTPARSCLCRRVLANGSRAKRRQLWKITPIQGGTASVEGCVAEGELGLKQANSAHLSNRSFNPDFLRHLGLCRGRPPFPCTRGNQMNSLETNESDAAPEASPNRNPSVDSGPGFVRLKTKQKKLLRKALQKGLTREKALAVVQALPTVKGLLPAPYGIQSSNPYPYSVLVQCVRIGLAAESAGTSLTSEQMARIKEAIIDVTVEQSGSQKPQFEGCVARRGWLLVTCSNSSTSEWFKRNFYHIQSKVTTKLKLMDESELPRKNVVLGYFPDSLATSSQKVLEIIQAQNPVSTAEWRVMTRLNQGELLHLAMAVDNESHKKLIELKGTISFRFGRVKLCMKTPLDRKSVLNGKEDAFLEKAAETREVVPVPQAPVIRNSNPRNQCNNPWRSHNNPRMQWNQQQMLRYDPYNPRELPSHLLQASYSGPGYWSGGDGGLRPRTWPGNH, encoded by the coding sequence ATGGCCGTCAGCCGGGTGATGGATAGGCGGAGCCACACGCGCCATCCGGAGCTCGATGGAGCCAGATGGACGTGCCGTAACTGTCTGtacacccggaagtgcgactaCACTCTCCTCGTGAGGGCGGCCGGAAACAGGACCCCGGCCAGGTCATGTCTCTGCCGACGGGTCCTGGCGAATGGTAGTCGGGCGAAGAGAAGACAACTCTGGAAGATCACCCCAATCCAAGGCGGAACAGCCAGCGTCGAGGGATGTGTGGCCGAGGGGGAACTCGGTCTCAAGCAGGCGAACTCTGCGCACCTGTCCAACCGCAGTTTCAATCCGGACTTCCTGCGGCACCTCGGGCTCTGCCGTGGGCGACCTCCGTTCCCGTGCACTCGTGGGAACCAAATGAATAGTCTAGAAACAAATGAGTCTGATGCTGCTCCAGAAGCATCACCCAACCGGAATCCTTCGGTGGATTCGGGTCCTGGCTTTGTCAGGCTGAAAACCAAGCAAAAGAAGCTGCTCCGAAAGGCTCTGCAGAAGGGGCTGACCAGAGAAAAGGCTCTGGCGGTGGTGCAAGCTCTGCCCACAGTTAAGGGCCTTCTACCCGCTCCCTATGGAATCCAAAGCAGCAATCCGTATCCCTACTCGGTTTTAGTGCAGTGCGTGAGAATCGGCTTGGCTGCGGAGTCTGCTGGGACTTCGCTGACCAGCGAGCAAATGGCCAGGATCAAGGAGGCCATCATTGACGTCACCGTGGAGCAATCTGGCAGCCAGAAGCCGCAGTTCGAAGGATGTGTGGCTCGCAGAGGATGGCTCCTTGTGACTTGTTCCAACTCCTCCACCTCCGAATGGTTCAAACGAAACTTTTACCACATCCAGTCGAAAGTGACCACTAAACTAAAGTTAATGGACGAATCTGAACTGCCCAGGAAGAATGTGGTCCTCGGCTACTTTCCAGATAGTCTAGCCACAAGCAGCCAGAAGGTCCTGGAAATCATTCAGGCGCAGAACCCAGTCTCAACGGCTGAGTGGAGGGTTATGACGAGGTTGAACCAGGGTGAGCTTCTGCATCTGGCTATGGCCGTTGACAATGAATCGCACAAGAAACTGATCGAACTAAAGGGAACTATATCCTTCCGATTCGGACGTGTCAAACTTTGTATGAAAACCCCCCTCGATAGGAAATCAGTGCTAAATGGTAAAGAGGATGCTTTCCTGGAGAAAGCTGCTGAAACTCGGGAAGTGGTGCCAGTACCTCAGGCACCTGTGATCAGAAATAGTAATCCACGTAACCAATGTAATAATCCTTGGCGCAGCCATAATAATCCCAGGATGCAATGGAATCAACAGCAGATGCTCAGGTATGATCCTTACAATCCCAGGGAACTTCCGTCGCACCTTTTGCAAGCCAGCTACTCAGGTCCTGGCTATTGGAGTGGAGGAGACGGGGGGCTAAGACCTCGAACTTGGCCAGGAAACCACTGA
- the LOC6538882 gene encoding uncharacterized protein LOC6538882: MPGEAINTPQSGRRPRLGLSRRGCQSTPLIRLQREDSATITPKGGEQETPRALPLSLSSRRIGLSKNRTGLSKKKLEFAAAQGIKDEEQEAEKKPAKKDNKERCDAPEATNAPDEDQEQGTRKKQLADSPRSSKIIELQGDIQIWHQAFKASVDDLLTMVEPGLSKDDLLTRLGIPHEMLRYLEEECA, translated from the coding sequence aTGCCTGGGGAGGCAATTAACACGCCTCAATCTGGACGGAGACCCCGACTCGGATTGAGTAGGCGTGGTTGCCAGTCCACGCCTTTGATCAGACTCCAGAGAGAGGATTCCGCTACAATTACACCAAAAGGCGGAGAACAGGAGACTCCGCGGGCTCTGCCTTTATCCCTGAGCTCTCGCAGGATTGGATTGTCCAAGAACAGGACTGGGTTGTCCAAGAAGAAGCTGGAGTTCGCTGCGGCCCAAGGAATCAAGGACGAGGAACAGGAAGCAGAGAAGAAACCAGCAAAAAAGGACAATAAGGAAAGGTGTGATGCTCCGGAGGCTACTAATGCGCCAGATGAGGATCAGGAGCAGGGCACACGAAAGAAGCAGCTCGCAGACAGTCCTAGGAGCAGTAAAATCATTGAACTGCAGGGCGATATACAGATCTGGCACCAGGCATTCAAAGCTTCCGTGGACGACCTACTAACGATGGTGGAGCCAGGACTCTCAAAGGACGATCTGCTTACTAGGCTGGGCATTCCCCACGAGATGCTGCGTTATCTGGAGGAGGAGTGTGCTTAG
- the LOC6538880 gene encoding thyroid transcription factor 1-associated protein 26, giving the protein MKPRSQKGQGRPNGKPNKGPGKVAHNQKPYFKSKNNQKAKGEKPNKPEIRNMKRKEKAAQEAAEREKVRAERDAQVKAYKKKRLEKTKAISKRTQKGQPLMKDRMQLLLKQIEEMKRN; this is encoded by the exons atgaaaccgaGATCACAGAAAGGTCAAGGAAGACCCAACGGAAAACCAAACAAAGGCCCTGGCAAGGTGGCCCACAACCAGAAGCCCTACTTCAAGagcaaaaacaaccaaaagGCCAAAGGG gaaaagccaaataaaccGGAGATTCGGAATATGAAGCGCAAGGAAAAGGCTGCCCAGGAGGCTGCGGAGCGGGAGAAAGTCCGGGCGGAGCGGGACGCCCAGGTGAAGGCCTATAAAAAGAAGCGCCTGGAGAAAACCAAGGCCATCAGCAAAAGGACCCAAAAAGGACAGCCCTTGATGAAGGATCGCATGCAGCTCCTGCTGAAGCAGATCGAGGAGATGAAACGCAACTAA